GCCTTTGTGGACCATCTGACCTTCGCGAAAGGCAATACGGTCGATGTAACCTGTGACGCGCGGGCGGATGTCTACTGAATTCGTGGGCCACACACGGCCATTGAATTCATCGGAGACGCGAATGTCTCTTGTGATCACCGTGGCTGCATCGACGGGAGCAGCAGCCATTTTGGGCTTCGCTTCAGGAGCTTGCCTGCAGCCGGTAATAGCGGTGGAAAGTGCTACCAGCAAAATCAGCCACCAACCCGCGCGTGAGAGAGACACCCCTCGCCTAAGAACGACACCCATGTTTCCCTCCAGATCGTGCCTCATCTATCCCGTTCGGACAGACGCGTCTCTTATTTTTAGAACGATCGTGCCAAATAGATGGCTGAGGAGATGCTCGGGATTCGAGAAGGCGCAACTTTTTTTGGAACGTATGCTCCAATAGGAGAAGGGACACGATGATGACTCCACGGGGACGTCCAAAAGCTTTCGACAGAGACACCGCATTAGAAGCGGCCATGATGTTGTTTTGGAACCGGGGTTTCGAGCAGACGTCGGTCGACGATCTCGCGTCAGCGATGGATATTCGGACCTCAAGCCTGTATTCGTCCTTTGGTGATAAAGAGACGCTATTCCTCGAAGCCGTCGAGTACTACCAGAACGGTCGAGGCAGCGTTTATGACGCTGCCGTCCTCGCCGGCAAGACAGCGAGAGAGGGTGTCGAAAATCTGTTTCGGGTGACTGCCATTGAGCGAACACGCAAGGACCAGCCCAGCGGATGCATGCTATGCCTCGCTCTTCCTACCTGTTCGCCAAAATACGAACATCTGCAAAAGGAACTGGATCGCCTAAGAGATCTTTCCGACACGGTTTTGCTAAAGCGACTGGAGGAGGGCGTTCAGAGTGGGGAGATCGCACCCGCGACTGATCTTGCATTGCTTGTCGACTTCTTCAGAACCACTCTGTGGGGGATGTCGCTGAAGGCTCGTGCAGGCGCCAGCAGAGAAACACTGATGGACATTGGCAAGATGGCGCTTCAAGCGTGGCCCAGCCCGCCACTCCACAAGCGCACAAAAAAGCGGCCTCTCCCTTCGACCGTTTGAGTTTGACAGAAATGGCGGAGCGAGGAGTTCCCCTCGCTCCCTGATGCGTTAGCTCTGAATAAAGGCCAGCAGGTCAGCGTTGATCTGTTCGGGGTGCGTCGTGGCCATGCCGTGTGGATAGCCCGGATAAAAGTTGGTGGTGGGGTGCTTTAGCAGCTTTGCGGCGAGAGGCGCAGCATCATTGAATGGCACGATCTGGTCATCTTCCCCATGCATCAGTAGCGTAGGCACATCGATCTTTTTCAGATCCTCGGTGAAGTCCGTCTCCGAGAAGACCCTGATGCAGTCGTATTGAGCCTTGATTCCGCCCATCATGCCTTGACGCCACCAATCGTCGCGTACCCCTTGCGATACAACGGCACCAGGGCGGTTGAATCCGTAGAACGCCATCGGGAGGTCCTGATAAAACTGGGATCGATGGTTGGCCGTTCCCTCGCGGATCTGATCGAACACTTCAATCGGGAGGCCGCCGGGGTTCTTCTCCGACTTCAGCATTACTGGCGTCACCGAACCGATCAACACCGCCTTGGCGACACGCCCTTTTCCGAACTTCGCAACGTAACGTGCCACCTCGCCACCGCCGGTCGAGTGTCCGATATGAACGACGTTACGCAGATCGAGCTTTTCAACCAGGGCCGCAACATCCGCGGCGTACGTGTCCATGTCGTTGCCAGTGACCGTCTGGGTTGAGCGGCCATGACCGCGCCGGTCATGTGCGATCACTCGAAACCCGTGCTGGAGGAAAAACAACATCTGTGCATCCCAGGCGTCTGCCGAAAGAGGCCATCCATGGTGAAACATAAGTGGCTGGCCAGTACCCCAATCTTTGTAATAGATCGTCGTTCCGTCTTGCACCGTAATCGTATTTGTCACCGCTCCCGGCTTGCCCTCTTTTACGAATGCGGAAGGTGAACTTGCGACGGCCGTTCTAGTGAGAAGGGCTGCAGCACCGGTCGTCGTGGCCGTCGCGACGAAGCCGCGCCGAGAGATATTCTTCGGTTCTTTCATTATGTTGACTCCTTGGTTATTGAGGCAGATTGAGTGTCTACCACGATGCCGCATACTGCCCGGCAAAGGTGAAGCGCGATCCTCGATACAAGCTCGGCCGCTTGCAAGCCTTCGCCGGACGTCTGTGCCGTGTTGCATCGAGCTGACCCTCGACATGCAGGTCCCACATAACCGCAGACGAGGTAGTGCAGAATGGAGCACAGCTAAGTCTTTCCCTAGGGCTTTGGTT
This genomic window from Granulicella sibirica contains:
- a CDS encoding TetR/AcrR family transcriptional regulator, encoding MMLFWNRGFEQTSVDDLASAMDIRTSSLYSSFGDKETLFLEAVEYYQNGRGSVYDAAVLAGKTAREGVENLFRVTAIERTRKDQPSGCMLCLALPTCSPKYEHLQKELDRLRDLSDTVLLKRLEEGVQSGEIAPATDLALLVDFFRTTLWGMSLKARAGASRETLMDIGKMALQAWPSPPLHKRTKKRPLPSTV
- a CDS encoding alpha/beta fold hydrolase; translated protein: MKEPKNISRRGFVATATTTGAAALLTRTAVASSPSAFVKEGKPGAVTNTITVQDGTTIYYKDWGTGQPLMFHHGWPLSADAWDAQMLFFLQHGFRVIAHDRRGHGRSTQTVTGNDMDTYAADVAALVEKLDLRNVVHIGHSTGGGEVARYVAKFGKGRVAKAVLIGSVTPVMLKSEKNPGGLPIEVFDQIREGTANHRSQFYQDLPMAFYGFNRPGAVVSQGVRDDWWRQGMMGGIKAQYDCIRVFSETDFTEDLKKIDVPTLLMHGEDDQIVPFNDAAPLAAKLLKHPTTNFYPGYPHGMATTHPEQINADLLAFIQS